A region from the Lysobacter antibioticus genome encodes:
- a CDS encoding sigma-70 family RNA polymerase sigma factor has translation MPASDLDSALREQLPSLRRFARWLARDPHTADDLVQAALERAISGWSKRRDAQALRPWLFAIVYRQFLDGQRRSQRYAGLLSRLGVSQDSQPSAEREVVARSTLEAMQGLTVEQRSLLLWVSVEGLSYQEVADILQIPIGTVMSRLSRARDALRRLSDGETPVPPLRLLKTPSGAKSTP, from the coding sequence ATGCCCGCCAGCGACCTCGACAGCGCCCTGCGCGAACAGCTGCCCTCATTGCGGCGGTTCGCGCGCTGGCTCGCCCGCGATCCGCATACCGCCGACGACCTGGTCCAGGCCGCGCTGGAACGGGCGATTTCCGGTTGGAGCAAGCGCCGCGACGCGCAGGCGCTGCGGCCGTGGTTGTTCGCGATCGTGTACCGCCAGTTCCTCGATGGCCAACGCCGCTCGCAACGCTATGCCGGTCTGTTGTCGCGGCTCGGCGTATCACAGGACAGCCAGCCGTCGGCCGAGCGCGAAGTCGTCGCCCGCTCGACCCTGGAGGCGATGCAAGGCCTGACGGTCGAGCAACGCAGCCTGCTGCTGTGGGTCTCGGTCGAGGGACTCAGTTACCAGGAGGTCGCCGATATCCTGCAGATACCGATCGGCACGGTCATGTCGCGTTTGTCGCGCGCACGCGACGCCCTGCGCCGGCTCAGCGATGGCGAAACCCCGGTTCCGCCGCTGAGATTGTTGAAGACGCCTTCCGGAGCGAAGTCCACCCCATGA
- a CDS encoding indolepyruvate ferredoxin oxidoreductase family protein encodes MTSTAELSSPSSAASQLNAADLTNSVLDPDYSLDHKYTRQEGRIYLSGVQALVRLPLMQRLRDQAAGLNTAGFISGYRGSPLGGFDLELWRARKYLEASGVKFTPGLNEDLGATMVWGTQQTNLFPGAKVEGVYGMWYGKGPGVDRTGDVFKHANAAGTSKYGGVLALAADDHACRSSTLPHGSEGEFTSAMMPILNPAGVQDILDMGLIGWAMSRFTGRWVGFKTIAETVESSASVDVNPLALQIVTPDDFVMPPGGLSIRWPDPPMDQEMRLHQYAVKAAQAFARANGIDRTVIDSPNARLGIITTGKSYLDVLQALEYLGLDERACSDLGIRVYKVGMTWPLEPVGLRAFARGLDDILVVEEKHAFIESQMKESMYNWDGERRPSIVGKYDESGEWILPSTGELTPARIAGVIARRIQRFHNSEHMENVLRWMAEKESELALPRASFPRVPHYCSGCPHNTSTVVPEGSRALGGIGCHYMVTWMDRDTNTFTHMGGEGVTWSGQSAFTDTEHVFQNLGDGTYFHSGSLAIRQSVATGVNITYKILYNDAVAMTGGQPVDGTLSVPQIAHQVRSEGVHTIVLLSDDIAKWNKREIFPSDMEFHDRKELDAVQKRLREVKGTSVLIFDQTCATEKRRRRKRGKMVDPQKRVMVNTLVCEGCGDCGKKSFCVSVLPKETEFGRKREIDQSNCNKDYSCVNGFCPSFVTVEGGGLKKKKGSSAKDRLQNLPAPQLPALDTPWNILITGVGGTGVVTIGALLGMAGHLEGKGASVLDQTGLAQKGGAVTTHIRIAKTPADIHAVRIAAGEADLVLGCDMVVVNDYWALSKVRAGRSAVVLNTYEAMPGTFTTRPDMQFPAADIVAAVRQALGGEEPLLVDATQLATALLGDAIATNLFILGYAWQRALVPISFDALMRAVELNGAAIEMNKTAFAWGRLAAIDPKAVAEAAGLVRNAPTAAEATPHALPHLAPGEWEGNEWGATSAPRATRNEDELRHVPANADSDNVAFLPLDDLRLSRSLDELISRRVAFLTEYQDAGYAKRYADFVAKVRAAEQAKAPGSTDLAEAVARYSFKLMAYKDEYEVARLYTSGDFQRKLEQQFDGDYKLKFHLAPPLLAKKDDQGRLIKQEFGPWVFTAFKWMAKLRKLRGSKLDIFGYTEERKMERQLIADYEQTVTGLLATLDGGNVDLAAEIASVPEHIRGYGHVKEAHLHKAKEREAELLKEYRNPLRIVQAA; translated from the coding sequence ATGACCAGCACCGCAGAACTCAGCTCGCCTTCGTCGGCTGCATCTCAACTCAATGCAGCCGACCTGACCAACAGCGTCCTCGATCCGGACTATTCGCTCGATCACAAGTACACCCGTCAGGAAGGCCGCATCTACCTGAGCGGCGTGCAGGCGCTGGTGCGCCTGCCGCTGATGCAGCGGCTGCGCGACCAGGCCGCCGGCCTCAATACCGCCGGCTTCATCTCCGGCTACCGCGGTTCGCCGCTGGGCGGCTTCGACCTGGAGCTATGGCGCGCGCGCAAGTACCTGGAAGCCTCCGGGGTGAAGTTCACCCCGGGCCTCAACGAGGACCTCGGCGCGACCATGGTCTGGGGCACCCAGCAGACCAACCTGTTCCCCGGCGCCAAGGTCGAGGGCGTGTACGGCATGTGGTACGGCAAGGGCCCCGGCGTGGACCGCACCGGCGACGTGTTCAAGCACGCCAATGCCGCCGGCACCAGCAAGTACGGCGGCGTCCTGGCCCTGGCCGCGGACGACCACGCCTGCCGCTCCTCGACCCTGCCGCACGGCTCGGAAGGCGAGTTCACCAGCGCGATGATGCCGATCCTGAACCCGGCCGGCGTGCAGGACATCCTCGACATGGGCCTGATCGGCTGGGCCATGTCGCGCTTCACCGGGCGCTGGGTCGGCTTCAAGACCATCGCCGAGACGGTCGAATCCTCGGCCTCGGTCGACGTCAATCCGCTGGCGCTGCAGATCGTCACCCCGGACGACTTCGTCATGCCGCCGGGCGGCCTGAGCATCCGCTGGCCCGACCCGCCGATGGACCAGGAAATGCGCCTGCACCAGTACGCGGTCAAGGCCGCGCAGGCCTTCGCCCGCGCCAACGGCATCGACCGCACGGTGATCGATTCGCCGAACGCGCGCCTGGGCATCATCACCACCGGCAAGAGCTATCTCGACGTGCTGCAGGCGCTGGAGTACCTGGGCCTGGACGAACGCGCCTGCTCCGACCTCGGCATCCGCGTCTACAAGGTCGGCATGACCTGGCCGCTGGAACCGGTCGGCCTGCGCGCGTTCGCGCGCGGCCTCGACGACATCCTGGTGGTCGAGGAGAAGCACGCCTTCATCGAAAGCCAGATGAAGGAGTCGATGTACAACTGGGACGGTGAGCGCCGTCCGTCGATCGTCGGCAAGTACGACGAGAGCGGCGAGTGGATCCTGCCCTCGACCGGCGAGCTGACCCCGGCGCGCATCGCCGGCGTGATCGCGCGGCGCATCCAGCGCTTCCACAACTCCGAGCACATGGAAAACGTGCTGCGCTGGATGGCCGAGAAGGAAAGCGAACTCGCCCTGCCGCGCGCCTCGTTCCCGCGCGTGCCGCATTACTGCTCGGGCTGCCCGCACAACACCTCGACCGTGGTGCCGGAGGGCTCGCGCGCGCTGGGCGGCATCGGCTGCCACTACATGGTCACCTGGATGGACCGCGACACCAACACCTTCACCCATATGGGCGGTGAAGGCGTGACCTGGTCGGGCCAATCGGCGTTCACCGACACCGAACACGTGTTCCAGAACCTCGGCGACGGCACCTATTTCCACAGCGGCTCGCTGGCGATCCGCCAGTCGGTCGCCACCGGCGTCAACATCACCTACAAGATCCTCTACAACGACGCGGTCGCGATGACCGGCGGCCAGCCCGTCGACGGCACCTTGTCGGTGCCGCAGATCGCCCACCAGGTGCGTTCGGAAGGCGTGCACACCATCGTCCTGCTGTCGGACGACATCGCCAAGTGGAACAAGCGCGAGATCTTCCCCAGCGACATGGAGTTCCATGACCGCAAGGAACTCGACGCAGTGCAAAAGCGCCTGCGCGAGGTCAAGGGCACCAGCGTGCTGATCTTCGACCAGACCTGCGCGACCGAGAAGCGCCGCCGCCGCAAGCGCGGCAAGATGGTCGACCCGCAGAAGCGGGTCATGGTCAACACCCTGGTCTGCGAAGGCTGCGGCGATTGCGGCAAGAAGTCGTTCTGCGTGTCGGTGCTGCCGAAGGAAACCGAGTTCGGCCGCAAGCGCGAGATCGACCAGTCGAACTGCAACAAGGACTATTCCTGCGTCAACGGCTTCTGCCCGAGCTTCGTCACCGTCGAAGGCGGCGGCTTGAAGAAGAAGAAAGGCTCCTCGGCCAAGGACCGCCTGCAGAACCTGCCGGCGCCGCAGCTGCCGGCGCTCGACACGCCCTGGAACATCCTCATCACCGGCGTCGGCGGCACCGGCGTGGTCACGATCGGCGCCCTGCTCGGCATGGCCGGCCATCTGGAAGGCAAAGGCGCGAGCGTGCTCGACCAGACCGGCCTGGCGCAGAAGGGCGGCGCGGTCACCACCCACATCCGCATCGCCAAGACCCCGGCCGACATCCACGCCGTGCGCATCGCCGCCGGCGAGGCCGACCTGGTGCTCGGCTGCGACATGGTCGTGGTCAACGACTACTGGGCGCTGTCGAAGGTGCGTGCCGGCCGCAGCGCGGTCGTGCTCAACACCTACGAAGCGATGCCGGGCACCTTCACCACCCGCCCCGACATGCAGTTCCCCGCCGCCGACATCGTCGCCGCGGTGCGCCAGGCGCTGGGCGGCGAAGAGCCGCTGCTGGTCGATGCGACCCAGCTCGCCACCGCCCTGCTCGGCGACGCCATCGCGACCAATCTGTTCATCCTCGGCTACGCCTGGCAGCGCGCACTGGTGCCGATCTCGTTCGATGCCCTGATGCGCGCGGTCGAGCTCAACGGCGCCGCGATCGAGATGAACAAGACCGCGTTCGCCTGGGGCCGCCTGGCCGCGATCGACCCGAAAGCGGTCGCCGAAGCCGCCGGCCTGGTGCGCAACGCACCGACCGCCGCCGAAGCGACGCCGCACGCCCTGCCGCACCTGGCGCCGGGCGAATGGGAAGGCAACGAATGGGGTGCGACCTCGGCCCCGCGCGCGACCCGCAACGAAGACGAACTGCGTCATGTGCCTGCGAATGCCGACAGCGACAACGTCGCCTTCCTGCCGCTCGACGACCTGCGCCTGTCGCGTTCGCTCGACGAGTTGATCTCGCGCCGCGTCGCCTTCCTCACCGAATACCAGGACGCAGGCTACGCCAAGCGTTACGCCGACTTCGTCGCCAAGGTCCGCGCGGCCGAGCAGGCCAAGGCGCCGGGCTCGACCGATCTGGCCGAGGCGGTGGCGCGTTATTCGTTCAAGCTGATGGCCTACAAGGACGAATACGAAGTCGCGCGCCTGTACACCAGCGGCGATTTCCAGCGCAAGCTGGAGCAGCAGTTCGACGGCGACTACAAGCTCAAGTTCCACCTCGCGCCGCCGCTGCTGGCCAAGAAGGACGACCAGGGCCGCCTGATCAAGCAGGAATTCGGCCCCTGGGTGTTCACCGCGTTCAAGTGGATGGCGAAGTTGCGCAAGCTGCGCGGCAGCAAGCTCGACATCTTCGGCTACACCGAAGAGCGCAAGATGGAGCGCCAGCTGATCGCCGACTACGAGCAGACCGTGACCGGCCTGCTGGCGACCCTGGACGGCGGCAATGTCGATCTCGCCGCCGAAATCGCCAGCGTCCCGGAACACATCCGCGGCTACGGCCACGTCAAGGAAGCGCACCTGCACAAGGCCAAGGAGCGCGAGGCCGAGTTGCTGAAGGAATACCGCAACCCGCTGCGGATCGTACAGGCGGCCTGA
- a CDS encoding anti-sigma factor family protein, producing the protein MTTTPSEYDLHAYVDGLLDGERREAVEDWLARHPGRAAEIQAWQRDAQLLRAALVGDALAPPGELDPARLRAGLARRRNARYAIAATVLLSLGAGGIGGWQIREWRGQESNRTAAAYASMAPMGDAIAAHRLFASRHDLRPDRAARGGDLQGWLDANFREPMRLPDLSGAGFRQVGARLLATEQGAAALVVYEDAGGNAISFYIRPPGPRRYLLARGDRRDGDLLTQYWSRGGYNYAMVSSGESADVVRRALDGAI; encoded by the coding sequence ATGACCACGACACCGAGTGAGTACGACCTCCACGCCTATGTCGACGGCTTGCTCGACGGCGAGCGTCGCGAGGCGGTCGAGGATTGGCTCGCGCGCCATCCCGGACGCGCCGCCGAAATACAGGCCTGGCAGCGCGACGCGCAATTGCTGCGCGCGGCGTTGGTGGGCGACGCCTTGGCGCCGCCGGGCGAACTCGATCCGGCGCGCCTGCGCGCGGGTCTCGCACGCAGGCGCAACGCGCGCTACGCGATCGCGGCGACGGTGCTGCTGAGTCTCGGCGCCGGCGGCATCGGCGGATGGCAGATACGCGAATGGCGCGGCCAGGAATCGAATCGCACCGCGGCGGCGTACGCCTCGATGGCGCCGATGGGCGATGCGATCGCGGCGCACCGTTTGTTCGCCTCGCGCCACGATCTGCGGCCCGATCGGGCGGCGCGCGGCGGCGATCTGCAAGGCTGGCTCGATGCGAATTTCCGCGAACCGATGCGCCTGCCCGATCTGAGCGGGGCCGGGTTCCGCCAGGTCGGCGCACGCCTGCTTGCGACTGAACAGGGCGCGGCCGCCCTGGTCGTCTACGAAGACGCCGGCGGTAACGCAATCAGCTTCTATATCCGGCCGCCGGGGCCGCGCCGATACCTGCTGGCGCGCGGCGACCGCCGCGACGGCGACCTGCTCACACAGTACTGGTCGCGCGGGGGGTACAACTATGCGATGGTGAGCAGTGGGGAATCGGCGGATGTCGTCAGGCGCGCGCTGGATGGCGCGATCTGA
- a CDS encoding cytochrome b produces the protein MNRDTELFWWPARVLHWLMAAMVLTMLFVGVGMVASVSARHSWLLALHKPLGAAILVLAVLRLILRLWRAPPSLPADLPALQRIAAQASHWLLYALMLALPLVGWAMLSAGGYPVMLSESLRLPAIAPFDADWFAVLRGLHRVLAYSLFGLILLHAAAALYHGLIRRDGVLRSMLWRRRAATPTAEAPTKQDST, from the coding sequence ATGAATCGCGATACCGAATTGTTCTGGTGGCCGGCCCGCGTGCTGCATTGGCTGATGGCGGCGATGGTGCTGACGATGCTGTTCGTCGGCGTGGGTATGGTCGCCAGCGTCTCGGCGCGCCACAGCTGGCTGCTGGCGCTGCACAAGCCGCTCGGCGCGGCGATCCTGGTGTTGGCGGTGCTGCGTTTGATCCTGCGCCTGTGGCGCGCGCCGCCGTCGTTGCCGGCCGATCTGCCGGCGTTGCAACGCATCGCCGCGCAGGCCTCGCATTGGCTGTTGTACGCGTTGATGCTGGCCTTGCCGCTGGTCGGCTGGGCGATGCTCTCGGCCGGCGGCTATCCGGTCATGCTGAGCGAGAGCCTGCGCCTGCCGGCGATCGCGCCGTTCGATGCCGACTGGTTCGCGGTCCTGCGCGGGCTGCATCGGGTATTGGCGTATTCGCTGTTCGGTTTGATCCTGCTGCACGCCGCGGCGGCGCTGTACCACGGCCTGATCCGCCGCGACGGCGTGCTGCGCAGCATGCTGTGGCGACGGCGCGCGGCGACGCCAACCGCGGAAGCGCCGACGAAGCAGGACTCGACCTGA
- a CDS encoding NAD(P)/FAD-dependent oxidoreductase produces MLRLTDLRLPLDHPASALTDAILARLGIAADELTAYTIAKRSYDARKRGGIVLIYSIDVDTPREAEILQRLQAAETAVPVEDAKKGAGDTGKVLPTPDTDYKFVARTPEALPLRPIVIGMGPCGLFAGLILAQMGFRPIILERGKAVRERTVDTFGLWRKRVLNPESNVQFGEGGAGTFSDGKLYSQISDKLHHGRKVLTEFVKAGAPEEILYVSKPHIGTFRLVSMVENMRETIESLGGEIRFSQRVEDVLIEDGQLRGVTLADGGELRADHVVFAVGHSARDTFAMLHERGVFMEAKPFSIGFRIEHPQSLIDRARFGPQAGHEILGAADYKLVHHCRNGRSVYSFCMCPGGTVVAAASEPGRVVTNGMSQYSRNERNANAAIVVGITPEDYKAYDDSGSPLAGIALQRHWEAQAFALGGGEYEAPGQTVGDFLAGRPSTALGAVQPSYTPGVRLSDLSASLPDYAIAAIREALPAFDKQLKGFAMPDAMLTGVETRTSSPVRITRGPDGHSLNTRGLFPAGEGAGYGGGILSAAVDGIKTAEAVALSIMAGLGRA; encoded by the coding sequence ATGCTTCGACTCACCGACCTCCGATTGCCGCTGGACCACCCGGCCAGCGCGCTCACCGACGCCATCCTTGCCCGCCTCGGCATCGCCGCGGACGAACTGACCGCCTACACCATCGCCAAGCGCAGCTACGACGCGCGCAAGCGCGGCGGCATCGTGCTGATCTATTCGATCGACGTGGACACGCCGCGCGAGGCCGAGATCCTGCAGCGCCTGCAGGCCGCCGAAACCGCGGTGCCGGTGGAGGATGCGAAGAAGGGCGCGGGCGACACCGGCAAGGTGCTGCCGACCCCCGACACCGATTACAAATTCGTCGCCCGTACGCCGGAGGCGCTGCCGCTGCGCCCGATCGTGATCGGCATGGGCCCCTGCGGCCTGTTCGCCGGCCTGATCCTGGCGCAGATGGGCTTCCGCCCGATCATCCTGGAACGCGGCAAGGCGGTGCGCGAACGCACCGTCGACACCTTCGGCCTGTGGCGCAAGCGCGTGCTCAATCCGGAGTCGAACGTGCAGTTCGGCGAAGGCGGCGCCGGCACTTTCTCCGACGGCAAGCTCTACAGCCAGATCAGTGACAAGCTGCATCACGGCCGCAAGGTGCTGACCGAGTTCGTCAAGGCCGGCGCGCCGGAGGAAATCCTCTACGTCAGCAAGCCGCATATCGGCACCTTCCGCCTGGTCTCGATGGTCGAGAACATGCGCGAGACCATCGAATCGCTCGGCGGCGAGATCCGTTTCTCGCAGCGGGTCGAGGACGTGCTGATCGAAGACGGGCAGTTGCGCGGCGTGACCCTCGCCGACGGCGGCGAGTTGCGCGCCGATCATGTCGTGTTCGCGGTCGGCCACAGTGCGCGCGACACTTTCGCGATGCTGCACGAGCGCGGCGTGTTCATGGAGGCCAAGCCGTTCTCGATCGGCTTCCGCATCGAGCATCCGCAGTCGCTGATCGACCGCGCCCGCTTCGGGCCGCAAGCCGGCCACGAGATTCTCGGCGCGGCCGACTACAAACTCGTGCATCACTGCCGCAATGGCCGTTCGGTCTACAGCTTCTGCATGTGCCCCGGCGGCACCGTGGTCGCGGCGGCGAGCGAACCCGGGCGGGTGGTCACCAACGGCATGAGCCAGTACTCGCGCAACGAACGCAACGCCAATGCCGCGATCGTGGTCGGCATCACCCCCGAGGACTACAAGGCCTACGACGACAGTGGCAGTCCGCTCGCCGGCATCGCCCTGCAGCGGCACTGGGAGGCGCAGGCCTTCGCCCTGGGCGGCGGCGAATACGAAGCGCCGGGCCAGACCGTCGGCGATTTCCTGGCCGGGCGGCCTTCGACCGCGCTCGGCGCGGTGCAGCCCTCGTACACGCCGGGCGTGCGTCTGAGCGACTTGAGCGCGTCGTTGCCGGATTACGCGATTGCGGCGATACGCGAAGCGCTGCCGGCCTTCGACAAGCAGCTCAAGGGCTTCGCCATGCCCGATGCGATGTTGACCGGCGTGGAGACGCGCACCTCCTCGCCGGTGCGCATCACCCGCGGCCCCGACGGCCACAGCCTCAACACCCGCGGCCTGTTCCCGGCCGGCGAAGGCGCGGGCTATGGCGGCGGCATCCTGTCGGCGGCGGTGGACGGCATCAAGACCGCCGAGGCGGTGGCGCTGAGCATCATGGCCGGCCTCGGCCGAGCCTGA
- a CDS encoding catalase family peroxidase: MSSPTPPPDPTDRPLRPPFPLARWALIAAAVTGVTAAFGYVGGWLDPHRLTPQRIVDRLQVNGGLHPGYRRNHAKGVCVIGHFDSNGQAARYSKAALFAPGRTPLVGRFAIPGGNPHAPDFGVPIRSLALRLTQADGQQWRTGMNSMPVFPVATPQAFYEQLAAGRPDPATGKPDPAKQAAFFAAHPETSAFRAWAKNHKPSASYATETYYGLNAFYFVDAAGTRHAVRWRVVADNGPEGVAPAPPPEDLLESELRRRLAQAPLRWRLLVTLGQADDPTADATRIWPQDRPEIDAGSVVLERSEPQAQGACRDINFDPLILPAGIAGSDDPLLPARSSAYAESYRRRTAEQAGGAAVHAQEPHR; encoded by the coding sequence ATGTCCTCGCCCACGCCACCGCCAGACCCGACCGACCGCCCCCTTCGACCGCCCTTCCCGCTCGCACGCTGGGCCCTGATCGCCGCCGCCGTGACCGGCGTCACCGCCGCGTTCGGCTATGTCGGTGGTTGGCTCGACCCGCACCGTCTTACTCCGCAGCGCATCGTCGACCGCCTGCAGGTCAACGGCGGCCTGCATCCGGGCTATCGCCGCAACCACGCCAAGGGCGTCTGCGTGATCGGACATTTCGACAGCAACGGCCAGGCCGCCCGCTATTCGAAGGCGGCCTTGTTCGCGCCTGGCCGCACCCCCTTGGTCGGCCGCTTCGCGATTCCCGGCGGCAACCCGCATGCGCCGGATTTCGGTGTGCCCATCCGCAGCCTCGCCCTGCGCCTGACCCAGGCCGACGGCCAGCAGTGGCGCACCGGCATGAACAGCATGCCGGTGTTTCCGGTCGCCACGCCGCAAGCGTTCTACGAACAACTGGCGGCGGGGCGGCCCGACCCCGCCACCGGCAAGCCCGACCCGGCCAAGCAAGCGGCGTTCTTCGCCGCGCACCCGGAAACTTCAGCGTTCCGCGCCTGGGCCAAGAATCACAAACCGTCGGCGAGCTACGCCACCGAGACCTACTACGGTCTCAACGCGTTCTACTTCGTCGATGCCGCAGGCACTCGCCACGCGGTGCGTTGGCGTGTCGTCGCCGACAACGGCCCCGAAGGCGTCGCGCCCGCGCCGCCGCCCGAGGATCTTCTGGAGAGCGAACTCAGGCGACGGCTGGCGCAAGCTCCGCTGCGCTGGCGCCTGCTGGTGACCCTCGGCCAGGCCGACGACCCGACCGCCGATGCGACCCGCATCTGGCCGCAGGACCGTCCGGAGATCGACGCGGGCAGCGTCGTGCTCGAACGCAGCGAGCCGCAGGCGCAAGGCGCGTGCCGCGATATCAACTTCGATCCGCTGATCCTGCCGGCGGGCATCGCCGGGTCCGACGACCCGCTGCTGCCGGCGCGCTCGTCGGCCTATGCCGAATCCTATCGTCGCCGCACCGCCGAGCAGGCCGGCGGCGCCGCCGTTCACGCACAGGAACCACATCGATGA
- a CDS encoding putative quinol monooxygenase, protein MYGLIGKMKAAAGQRDALIAILLDGIDAMPGCLSYVVARDPKDADAIWISEVWDSQDSHRASLALPSVQAAIAKAKPIIAGFEEHHETEPVGGHGLGG, encoded by the coding sequence ATGTACGGATTGATCGGCAAGATGAAAGCCGCCGCCGGCCAGCGCGATGCCCTGATCGCGATCCTGCTCGACGGCATCGATGCCATGCCCGGCTGCCTCAGCTATGTGGTCGCGCGCGACCCCAAGGACGCCGATGCGATCTGGATCAGCGAAGTCTGGGACAGCCAGGACAGTCATCGCGCCTCCTTGGCCTTGCCGTCGGTGCAGGCCGCGATCGCGAAGGCGAAGCCGATCATCGCCGGTTTCGAGGAACACCACGAGACCGAGCCGGTCGGCGGCCACGGTCTGGGCGGCTGA
- a CDS encoding M61 family metallopeptidase: protein MVRTIHAVLPLLIAALLPFSNAGAQTVAPRDLPYPGTLQLDVDATDLARRVLHVRQRIPVQPGALTLLFPQWIQGNHSPTGPIDKLAGLRLRGNGQTIAWQRDPLDVYAFKLVVPEGVSELEASFDMLTPTGGNQGRVVMTADMLNVQWNQVALYPAGYYARGIQIVPSLKLPAGWQAGTALELDSRQGDSLRYRAVPFDTLLDSPVFAGRHFKQIDLAADAKTPVRLNVVADAAKYLEAKPEQIKLHRELVSQAFKLFGSRPFDRYDFLFSLSGQMSGIGLEHHRSSENGLDVDYFTGWDGGSAINRDLLAHEFAHSWNGKYRRPGGIAAPNFNVPLSDSLLWVYEGQTQYWGYVLTARSGLWKPELAREALAQVAARYSHDRPGLAWRALQDTTYDPVIAQRRPKSYASYQLSEDYYQGGQLVWLAVDAKLRTLSGDKRSLDDFARVFFAGENGDYRVKPYEFEDVVAALNGVAAFDWAAFLRERIDGNAPPVDGLAASGWKLVFTDTPGEFQKLAEGERKAVDLTYSLGMSVSNGDSSVNSVRWDGPAFDAGIAPGNTVLAVNGYASNGERLKDAITAAKDGQHPIELLIKNGDAIKTVRIDYREGLKYPKLERIEGTPDRLSKIYAPK from the coding sequence ATGGTTCGTACGATCCACGCCGTCCTGCCCCTGCTGATCGCCGCGCTCCTGCCGTTCTCGAACGCGGGCGCCCAGACCGTCGCGCCGCGCGACCTGCCTTATCCGGGCACCTTGCAGCTCGACGTCGATGCGACCGACCTGGCGCGGCGCGTACTGCACGTGCGCCAACGCATTCCGGTGCAGCCCGGCGCGCTGACCCTGCTGTTTCCGCAGTGGATCCAGGGCAACCATTCGCCGACCGGGCCGATCGACAAGCTCGCCGGCCTGCGCCTGCGCGGCAACGGCCAGACCATCGCCTGGCAGCGCGATCCGCTCGACGTCTACGCCTTCAAGCTGGTCGTGCCCGAGGGCGTGAGCGAGCTGGAAGCGAGCTTCGACATGCTTACCCCGACCGGCGGCAACCAGGGCCGGGTGGTGATGACCGCGGACATGCTCAACGTGCAATGGAACCAGGTTGCGCTGTATCCGGCCGGGTATTACGCGCGCGGCATCCAGATCGTGCCGAGCCTGAAACTGCCGGCGGGTTGGCAGGCGGGCACCGCGCTCGAGCTCGACTCGCGCCAGGGCGACAGCCTGCGTTACCGCGCGGTGCCGTTCGACACTCTGCTCGATTCGCCGGTCTTCGCCGGGCGCCATTTCAAGCAGATCGATCTGGCTGCCGATGCGAAGACGCCGGTGCGCCTGAACGTGGTCGCCGATGCGGCCAAGTACCTGGAAGCCAAGCCCGAGCAGATCAAGCTGCATCGCGAACTGGTCAGCCAGGCGTTCAAATTGTTCGGCTCGCGTCCGTTCGATCGCTACGATTTCCTGTTCTCGCTGTCGGGCCAGATGAGCGGCATCGGCCTGGAGCATCACCGCTCCAGCGAGAACGGTCTGGACGTCGACTACTTCACCGGTTGGGACGGCGGCAGCGCCATCAACCGCGATCTGCTCGCGCACGAATTCGCCCATTCCTGGAACGGCAAGTACCGTCGCCCGGGCGGTATCGCCGCGCCCAACTTCAATGTCCCGCTCAGCGACAGCCTGCTCTGGGTCTACGAGGGCCAGACCCAGTATTGGGGTTATGTACTGACCGCGCGTTCGGGGTTGTGGAAGCCGGAACTCGCGCGCGAAGCGCTGGCGCAGGTCGCCGCGCGTTACAGCCACGACCGTCCCGGCCTGGCCTGGCGCGCATTGCAAGACACCACCTACGACCCGGTGATCGCCCAGCGCCGGCCCAAGTCGTATGCCAGTTATCAGCTCAGCGAGGATTACTATCAGGGCGGGCAGCTGGTGTGGCTGGCGGTCGACGCCAAGCTGCGCACGCTCAGCGGCGACAAGCGTTCGCTCGACGATTTCGCCCGCGTGTTCTTCGCCGGCGAGAACGGCGACTACCGGGTCAAGCCCTACGAATTCGAGGACGTGGTCGCCGCGCTCAACGGCGTAGCCGCCTTCGACTGGGCCGCGTTCTTGCGCGAGCGCATCGACGGTAACGCGCCGCCGGTCGACGGCCTGGCCGCGAGCGGTTGGAAACTGGTGTTCACCGACACGCCGGGCGAATTCCAGAAACTCGCCGAGGGCGAGCGCAAGGCGGTCGATCTCACCTATTCGCTCGGCATGAGCGTGTCGAACGGCGATTCCTCGGTGAACAGCGTGCGCTGGGACGGCCCGGCCTTCGACGCCGGCATCGCCCCGGGCAACACCGTGCTCGCGGTCAACGGCTATGCGAGCAACGGCGAACGGCTCAAGGACGCGATCACCGCGGCCAAGGACGGTCAGCACCCGATCGAGTTGCTGATCAAGAACGGCGATGCCATCAAGACCGTGCGCATCGACTACCGCGAAGGCCTGAAGTACCCGAAGCTGGAACGCATCGAGGGCACGCCGGATCGTCTGTCGAAGATCTACGCGCCGAAGTAG